CAGTGACTCTCGCAAAAATGAGTATGACAAAAAGGTATGACTTTGTCAGAGTATCCATGTCAGTCTTGTCAGAGTTCTTGATTTCTGTCCAAACATTTCTCACTTTGATTCGTATGAAACACTTCATACATCACCGCTGATTGTTTGCTATTTTCTTGAACCTGTTCCCGGCTATGTCCATGTGTTGCAGCTCCATGACACCACCGCCCATTTTGAGCAGGAGAAGTTTGAGATGCAGAAGCAGCACACAAAGAACATCCAGGAGATCCTAGACGACACCAACGCCCGACTCCAGCGCATGGAGAAGGAGTACACACAACAGATGTCTTCCAATGTGAGTATACCCTACTGCTGAATAAAACACTCAATTtgggtttggttgttgttaaacaacacactcagcaatattcccactgTATGGCAGCATTTGGTAATTTTAAATactccagtctggaccagaccatccagtgatgaacaacaagAGCATCAAATCTACAGCtgtgatacaatgatatgtgaaccaagtcagcaagcctgaccacctgatgaaGTTTATCAACTCCTACAACAAGCACGCTTCTGGTGTAccccactatgatattgctggaatattgctacaagtgacataaaaccaaacacagTCTGTAAGTCggtctcatgacaagcatgggttgctgaagatcaattctaacctggatcttcacaggtaccaAACACTCAACACCTAGCAGAAGTATACCTTATTGTGATAACTAGATCTATATTTCTCAAAAGTTACATTGTTTCAACAAGAAAAGTAAAAGTGCATGTCCATGTACCTAGAAAGTAACAGTTGGAGATTAGCCTGGTGACATGGTTCATTGATAAGGTCGAGTGAAGTCTTGGCTTCAAAGGAATCATTCTAACCCCATAATGCTTGTCTTTCAGTGATAATGTGAAAAGATCTGTGTCAACAGCCAAGCCTCTGAATCAACCATTTTAATACAGTAGTATTGCATTGATGAGATTGTTTATTGGTTCCAGACCAGCGTGATCAGGGAACTGGAGTCCAGAGTACAGCAGCTGACATCGGAGGTGGAGCAGCAGTTGAAGACGAGGTCGGGCCTGGAGGAAGAGAAGACAACTCTGCAAAGCACATGTGACCAGCTTACTGCCCAGCTCGGGGATGTGAGAGACAGGTAGGTGAACAGTAGAAGTACCAACTGCGATACTTTCCCCCACAGAATGATACATGCTGTGAAATACCATGATCATAgtcatatgtatttatattacCTCTCACATTagtgtcgttttctgattggctgaaccAGTCAGTTTACCCCGCTTACAAGTGAATAACATTTTCTTGTGGTCtgattcctgtgcttcaaagtgttgaaaattaacactgaggtgttccGTAAGACAAATACCTTGTTAACCGGTCCCTCAGGGCCCATTGGTTGATGCATCCTGCATATTTGTTCCCCCAGGACTGAATGGCGAGGGGAACAAAAACgcagggtacatcaacccatgtccccctcgtgaccagtgaaccaCTTATAATATTCAAGTTTGGAAGATTCAAAGAAAATGTCTTCCAGTtattaacaattttgaaaaaaatgatgttttttaagaatattattTTAACCAGTTTGGAGTCCAAGACAAGTCCCTGCTATGTACCATGATCCTTTAAGAAGTTCAGATGTATACAAAAacggctttcagcagtttaaaAAGGTACACATTGCTTGAGCATGTGACATAGAATTCTGATGTTTTTGAAGCTGTCTGTGGGAGAATTCTCATCATAACCCACAGTAAGTGCAGCTCCCAAGCCTGGTAAGATACTGAGATAGCTTTGTTTATAACCTTGTTTTCACTTCATCTATCCAGCTACAACCAGTTGGACCGGGAACACCAGCATGTGCAGGAGAGTCACCAACAAGAGATGCGCACGTTGAAGCACAAGACAGAGGCATCTCTGGAGTTCCTCAAACAGGAGCACACATTGGCAGCAGCCAAGGTCAGCCATATCGGAGTAGATGCTGTCTGTAGCAAACCTATTGTAGTTATGTAGGGGTGTAGTAACGTAACACACAACATGGCTAGGGTTTTCTAGTTTTTGGGTTTGCaggatttgttgttgtttagtcAGTGTGTGTTGTGGCTTTTTAACTGCTCCCACAAGTGGTTGACAATTGTAGTAGGCAGTATATTAACCCGGGCAATGATTTGAGTTTGTTTGATTGACTGCAAACTTGTGGTCATTCCAACTGTTGTACATGTCTAATGAGTACCAGCCTCCATTACCCACTCTCTGCTGATATCCACCTACATGTTTCAGCTGCAGCATGTCAGGAAATCACTATGATTAAGACTTAACTGTGAAGACATCAGgagtgtgagtgggtttagttttatgccacttttagcaatattgcagcaatttcACGGTTGTTGACACCAGACTGAAGACATGATGTGACCATGATTATGGTGAGACtctgttgtttaacactacactcagcaatattccaactatacaaCAGTGATTTGTACATTATTTAGACTGGACCACACAAGTATGGGTTGTTGGTGACCAATTCTAAACAAGATCTTCACAGTTTTGGTGTGACAATGATTATTGTGTGACTGTGAAGACATAGTGTCATGGTGATAATGATTTGAATGTAAAGACATAACTGATTATGGTGTATCTATGAAGACATTGATTTGACAGTGATTCAGCTAAGTTATTGTGACTATGAGAAGGTGGTGTGACTGTGACATGATGTGACTGTAACAAGGTGATGTGACTGTGATGATGtcatgtgtctgtgatgatgtgatgtgattgtgacaagatgctgtgactgtgacaagGTTATTTGACTTTGACAAGGCGGTGTGACTGTTACAAGATGATGTGACTGTGACAAGGTGGTGTGACTGTGACAAGGTGGTGTGACTGTGACAAGGTGGTGTGACTGTGACAAGGTGATGTGACTGTGACAATGTGATGTGACTGTGACAAGGTGTTGTGACTGTGACAAGGTGGTGTGACTGTGACAAGGTGATGTGACTGTGACAAGGTGGTGTGACTGTGACAATGTGATGTGACTGTGACAAGGTGGTGTGACTGTGACTAGGTGGTGTGACTGTGACAAGGTGGTGTGACTGTGACAAGGCGGTGTGACTGTTACAAGATGATGTGACTGTGACAAGGTGGTGTAACTGTGACAAGGTGGTGTGACTGTGACAAGGTGGTGTGACTGTGACAAGGTGGTGTGACTGTGACAAGGTGGTGTGACTGTGACAATGTGATGTGACTGTGACAAGGTGGTGTGACTGTGACAATGTGATGTGACTGTGACAAGGTGGCATGACTGTGACAAGGTGGTGTGACTGTGACAAGGTGATGTGACTGTGACAAGGTGGTGTGACTGACAAGGTGGTGTGACTGTGACAAGGTGGTGTAACTGTGAGAAGGTGGTGTGACTGTGACAAGGTGATGTGACTGTGACAATGTGATGTGACTGTGACAATGTGATGTGACTGTGACAAGGTGGTGTGACTGTGACAATGTGATGTGACTGTGACAAGGTGGCATGACTGTGACAAGGTGGTGTGACTGTGACAAGGTGATGTGACTGTGACAAGGTGGTGTGACTGACAAGGTGGTGTGACTGTGACAAGGTGATGTGACTGTGACAAGGTGGTGTGACTGTGACAATGTGATGTGACTGTGACAATGTGATGTGTCTGTTGATGTGATGTAACTGTGACAAGGTGATGTGACTGTGACAAGGTGGTGTGACTGACAAGGTGGTGTGACTGTGACAAGGTGATGTGACTGTGACAagatgctgtgactgtgacaagGTGGTGTGACTGTGACAAGGTGGTGTGACTGTGACAAGGTGGTGTGACTGTGAAAAGGTGGTGTGACTGTGACAAGGTGGCATGACTGTGACAAGATGGTGTGACTGACAAGGTGATGTGATTGTCACAAGATGATGTGACTGCGATGATGTCACGTGActgtgatgatgtgatgtgactaCAGGCTGCAGATGCTGTGAGGGACATGGAGCTTCAGCTAGAGTCCATGAGGAGATCCATGAAGGAGTCAGATGAACAGCGCCAGAAACAGATCCGAGTAAGATACCTGCACCCTTTCTCACTACTGATAACCACATTATGCATTGATGATAGGAAATAGTGTATCAATAATGAAGTATATCTTCAAATTTATGTATGCTGAATTATGATGTATTGTTGAATATTAGGTTACTTGTTGGTTGCCCCTTAACAACTATGTGAGAAGGAGAAACTATGTGGTAGATAAGGTGATGTCAGAGTAAGGTTAGAAACCACATGCAGTATACACTACACATTATTATATGAACATTGAGATACATCATTCTGCTTTAGTATTCACGTGACATATAGTGAGAAGCAGTTTTGTGTATCatggaaaaatgaaaacatcttgATCAAATGTGGAACAGTTGTAATGGTTTCGTTTTTAGGGCATTGTAAGTGAAAGTGTTCAACAAGTGCATTAAGTGCACACAGGTGAAGATGTGTGGGTTGTCTGTCCACTAGATTCCTAGTCTACAGGTAGTAAAGTTAGACACAGTGCTTACACTCACACTCCAGCAGGTGCCTGGTACTGTGTAACCATTTGCTTCATTATCTCGCATCTGCTAGCATTATGTGGAACTGGTATTGTTTCACTGACGTGTGCTTTACAATCATTCATGCAGGACATATAATGAAACTGACATGAAGTGGTTGTGTGTCAACAAGCAGTGTATGGCTCCATGTGTGATTTTACACAGGATTTACAAGGACCATTAATATTCTTTCCAGTGAAATGTTATTCTTCTCAGTTTGTTCTCAGTGTTCATTAAGCACCAATATTGTGTTATACAACAGAGCCCTGATTAAAAACCTCACCTACATTTAGACACCCACGGACATGGACAGAAAAATTGTTTCACTattgtgaaatacatgtatcatatGTTATTGATTCTAAATTGGTTAGTTCCAACCTTTTTCTCATTCCcattgctagaacattgctaCATTCCTGGTACATCACACACTACATAAATGTCAGTGTACACTGCGGCTATATTTCAGGAGTTAGATCAAGTTCGACAACAGGAGAAACTGAACTTTGAAAACCAGCTTGATAAACAGGTACTGACCCTGAGGTCACAGTGTGAGCACCCTACACAAAAACCCTGTGTGGAGGATTGTATGCATGATATTGCACTGTGTAGTTATGCATGATATTGCCCTCTAGCCAGGACTATATGCATGTTATTGCAGAGCACTTCATATGTATGACTATTAATTCCTTGCTTGGTGTTGTCTTTACAGCAGTTGTCAGAGGTAACCATTGCTCTTTTCATTGTAGATATAGATAATAGATGCTTTTAGGCATGTTAGAGTTAATTATTGAAATGATCCCTGTTAGTGAAAGAGGTCAGCAAGGCCATGATGAATGCAGTGGTTCGTCGGTTTGAATAACTGGTCGGATGTTACCTTGGGCACACTGAACCCCCAGCTGTTGTCCAAGAGACTCTCATTGTCCAATGCTAATATGTCTGGCATTACTGACAGGTTGTCATGTTGTTGCTGAAACAATGCAGACTGGCCTCAGACAATATACCTCAGACTTGGTGTCTGTATGTCACCATGTATTTACATCCAGGTTTGTGAATACCTTTAGATGATAGGTCCCACCCTCATTCACTCCAGTAGACTTGCTTACACTCCTTACCCTACCTCATATTGATATGCTGCTTACAATCCCTAACTTTCCTCGTTGATGGGCAGACAGTTCCTCCCCCTCATAAATTGGCTTACAGTCCCTTAAACTGGCTTACAGTCTCCACCCTCACACATGCACAGTTGAACCCCAGCAGGTCtgtagtcactcactcacccactaactcCATACATGTTGTTTGTTCACTCCCACTTATATAACCATTTCAGATATTTCTGTTTGGTTCATTGTTTtgtattatttcattttcaattttatttttacACTGTTATGGACTATTAACAGAggtattttgtttctttcatgaAATTGGCAAATTTGTCTTAAAGcatgtataacatatatatatactagtaaatGACTTGACTGCAGTGCAAACATATTTTCCATAAACAAGTTTTGTTGCATAAGTGACAGTGTGAAATGTGATATATGTTGAAGTAATGAAAGGCATTGTGTTTAGTTTATTGTATGAGGTTTGCTGAAACAATGTAAGATTAGCATGTGATAAGGGCCGAAAGAGATTGTGTATGTGCAGTGAGAGACCACTAGCAGTGTATATATGAAGTGTGTCCTTGTTCAGATCCGCAGCATGAAGCAGGAACTAGAACAGATGGAGCAAGAGTCCCAGAAGAAGATCCGTGCCTCTGAGCACCTGCTACAGTGAGTTCACCTTTTACCTTTTCGATATGATGAGACATGTTGGTAGTGATGtcatgattttcagttaaagtGCTGCCATGTTGTAATCAAGGAATATAGTTATCAGTGTTCAAAATAATTACTGGCAAGAGGCCCAGCGCCGGGtgttattgtatcgggccggcagtttcaaacaTGTGCAGGCCattatggccttcagtaaattatctgccaattatttttcaactggaatgtttccTCTTTTTTCTTTAATATACATTCAGGAATGATCCACGATCCGTCATGTTACGATAACCTACAGTTTCCCTCCCTCGTATTTCAGTGCTTTGGTGCAGGAATGTCTACACCAGTCTAATAAATAAAAACTCCTCTGTGTACCTTAGGCTTCACtttattttgtagaaacagtttgaaactgtaCAGTGTAGTCTACTTTGTCTTTATTTGGTTTGACGTGAACAAAATTGGCCTGCAAATTTCATTACGGGCCTGtggattttaaagcctgcagttagcagcaggccctgatggtcAACTGGCAAACTGAATTATTGCAAACACTGATAGTTATTAGATTGGATTCAAACAAATGAGCTGAAATTGCTCTGgctttatgttatatttgagtTTATAGAtcctaccaattattaaaaaaaatgaaattggaaaataaataacacttcagataaaaaaaaactgttgaCCCTCTCTCTTTTACAGTAATATGAGATGAAAAGAACTGGGACATTATCACTGCTCACTGTAACATGTTCAAAAATGTTTATTCTATCTGAAACAAATCAATTTTCTTTCGTTGATGTTATGATCATTTTACTTTTCAGTTGCTAGTAACTACATTCATGAAGATTTAGTGCTTTCTTTGCTGATTTTCTTTGTAAACAACATAATAAAAAATGAAAGCGTGGAAACAGATTCATTCAAGACACCATAGAAGGATTTATTTTTCAGCCCTCAGAGTTTACAATCATGTGATGTTTATCAGGTTAGATTCTTTATATATGGCATGGAGATAGTGAAAAGATGGATGTGATTACAGAGAGAAGGACCTTGAGATCCAGAGACTCCGAGAACATAACAAGAATCAGGCCCTGTCAGCAGAACGTGCTCTGGAGGAGTTCAAGGCTGAGGTGGAGAAGAATCAGAATCGGGTTTACGAGGAGATGAAGCAGCAAGTATGTGAGCTGTGTCAGTTAGTAGTGAAACAACATGGCTAAGTTAGACCCGATCTACAGTAagtcatgcttgccatacaagatGATTAATGGGATTCAGTGggcaggcttgctgacttggttgacacatgtcatcagtcatCATATGACAAATGAGAAGGTCGATGGTCATGATTCATGATGcagatcattggattgtctggtccagactcaaattatttacagattgtcacTGTctagttggaatgttgctgagtgtggcattgaaGAATGATCCAACCAACCAAGAGCCGTAAATAGCATTTCTGACGTACATGTATAGACACATTGTGCAAATCTGATTCACTGTTGTGTCAGAGTGCTCAAAATTACTGTTTTATATTCAGTAACTTATTGAGAGGCTTAGTGAGGAAGTTACAGAGAGACTTCCCCAGTGACTTGACTTCCCCGCTATCACCAGCTCCACACAAGATTACCTCTGTCTGACCAgtggtgtatgtatgtgttgtcTGATGGTGGTCATGTTGGTTGCAGATGGCCCAGGTGGAGTCGGATCTCAACAAGTCCAAACATTCCCGAGAGAAGCAGAACAAGGAACTCAGTAAGCAGCTCGAACAAGAGAGGGGAAAATTCACAAGGGAGGTAAGTCAAGGTCAAGGAAACTTGACTCATCATGGTACAGATTATTGGTCAACAGATGTattgaacataaacaaatgtaGAATGAAAAAGTGAAATCAAATTGTTATAAGAATATGTTTGCTTACTCAAAAATGAAGTATAAGGGGGGTTTGTATACATTATTAAATGACTTCTGTTCAGTTGATAACAGTAATAAAGTGACATGTTTGGGATTCAAGTCCTGGACATGACACAACCCAAAAAAAGTATTTGAAGTTCTACTACTAAGGATAAGTATATGTCAGTACACCATATGTTACATGGGACGGCATTGTACATGGCATTATACTAACctcaagaaaatatgtttgcagaTAGCAGAAATGAAGCTATCATTTGAACACGAGAGGTCGCAAATGTtgcatgaccttcaccttcagaAGGAGTATATTTTGTCTGAACATGAGAAGGCTGTGGAGACACTGAAGGAAGGTCACAGAGTGGAGTTGAGGTCACTGGAGGCTCGTTACAAGGAGAGGAGTGACAAAGACACAAAGGTATTGGCTGGGCATTGCGTGTTAAGACAGGACACTTCGTATGTTGTTTCACTTCACTGTGTCTCATTGTATGGTTGGACATGTCCTTCCTGTGGTTTTATGTGTATGTACTTGTTGCAGAGCATGACAGAGTTTGAAGACCAAGTGCGAGAGCTGCGAGAGGAACTTGTACAGTCAAACCAGCTCCGGAAGCAGCAGTTGGTGGAGCTGGGACTGCTCCGAGAGGAGGAGAAGCAGAAAATGCTGAGAGACCATGAAGCTGAGGTGAGAAGGGTCAGGgttatgtacatgtttatgGGGCATAGTTGGGTGCTTGTTTGTGAGGCTTGGTTAGGGGAATGTGTGTGGGGCAATGTTAGGTACTTGTTTGTGGGGCGGGGTTAAGTGCTTGTTTGTGGGGCAGGGTTAGGTACTTGTTTGTGGGCCAGGGTTAGATGCTTGTTTGTGGAGAAGGGTTAGGTACTTGTTTGTGGGACAGGGTAAGCTGCTTGTTTGTGTAGCAGGGTTATGTAGGGATAGGTACTTGTTTGTTAGTGCGTGTTTGTAGGGCAGGGGCAGGTACTTTTTTtttagtgtgtgtttgtggcCAGGGTTAGGTACTTGTTTGTTAGTGAGTGTTAGCGGGCCAGGGTTAGGTACTTGTTTGTGGGCCAGGGTTAGGTTTGCTGCTTGAGGGAGGTGCTGGCATGTGAAGGCGTGTGCATGCATGTTTCATCCATTTCTCACCATGGTGTTTCAGATGAGTCGGATGCGGAGTGACATGGAACAGCAGCGGCTGGAGCTTCAGAAACTCCACAGCTCGGAGATGGAGACCATGCTTGAGAAGGTGCTTTGTGCTCCCTCTCACTGTATGACATTATCATTTGTTCAATGGTCATGAGGGGACCATGGGATTAGGtatcctcaatgtttgtttatgtacccAGAGCCCGAAGGGTGAGGGGAACATAACAAAAATCAAGGGTACCTCGAttttgttcatgttcatgtggACAACACATCTTGAAGATATACCCATGTAAACTTAGGATAACAATAAAGGCGTGCAATACGGATGACGTGGTCGTATTCTGTATTGCACCCCAGATTCTGTATTGAACCCCTGCTAGTTCCTTCTTCTCCAAAGCtcattaaaaaatattattgcaAGGTAAGAGGGTAAATATAGAACATCATAGTAGTGCATTTGTTGTTCTTTGAACTTGTTTCTCTGCTCCCATGACACCATCTCATTCAATTCAAAGCATCCAAATTCACTAGTATGACTTTCTATACGTGTATTTCAGCAAGACAGTCTACACTTTCTAGTCTGATGTTCTAGTGTTAACAACTCAGGTTTTATTGATCCACAGACAAATCATCGTCTGAAGGACATTGAGAAGGAGTATTCTGACAGAGGACAGAAGTCAACAGAGGTAATGTTTCTCCTTCTTTATATTAGATAATGTAGATGTTATCCTGTACCTACAGTAAAATACATTGACAGTATGGACAGTTAGATTGTGACATGGTTTCCATTGCTGTGccatttgaaaatattattaaatTTGATGCATATTTTGTTAATTTAGTTTGACCTTTGAGCTTTGATGATGTAAATTCTCTCAAAATGCATCATTTTATCAGATACGTCTGGAGCATGTATCTGACACTCCATGATTTATATGATTAAAGATAAACTcgaatatttaattatttagttgaaaatatattaatatttatttaattGAAAACGAGCACTATATGCATCCTGAAACAACTGATCAATGTTCAGTTTTGTTACTAGAGTATACTTTCCAGCAGACCTTGCTTGAATGAAAGAAAAAGGTGGCTCAAATTTTAACAATTACAGCATCATATTACACAAGTCAAGATTATCAGCACTGATTGATACATAGGAACAAGACATATCTTGTGAAATAAACTCAGGATTATATAAAGGTTCGTTTATTCCAGGTGGTGGCTGATCTGCAAGCAGCAACAAACCAACTCCGAGAAGAAATAAAAAGGTATTCAAACCCAGCTGAATGTATATGATACAGGTTCTTCAGAAATGCCATCTGTTAGGTTTATCCCAGTCATGTGATATGGGTTATAATACAAAATCTCTGT
The nucleotide sequence above comes from Haliotis asinina isolate JCU_RB_2024 chromosome 5, JCU_Hal_asi_v2, whole genome shotgun sequence. Encoded proteins:
- the LOC137285156 gene encoding centrosomal protein of 112 kDa-like isoform X1, encoding MESPESSLEQLDSEFDKVLADMKPYVLKLPHKADRQRCAVWIKKLCEPPAAGVTGRKNRNMYGQLMLHMLRRGVLEGPFDKRPSDGSLPTLPPYMSIYFDEPMTGTDGQAGEVDKVPEWVNGELLESVGSSLARRSLGNPAATSTWLSGSSNVARDVRERPYSSLGVSLDKDPSLSPPRRRTETAAVGSLLTSNMDWSKPYSSTTSLASSLAKGTTFHDDSSIGRGGTREIELRTKMVEAKYHEEKLKLQQRHDAAVQKILDRKNAEIEDVKSHYRGKAKDMEDTITKLERKIQSLVKEMSMMRDMKDRQLADLKKLVDDTSDSRKNEYDKKLHDTTAHFEQEKFEMQKQHTKNIQEILDDTNARLQRMEKEYTQQMSSNTSVIRELESRVQQLTSEVEQQLKTRSGLEEEKTTLQSTCDQLTAQLGDVRDSYNQLDREHQHVQESHQQEMRTLKHKTEASLEFLKQEHTLAAAKAADAVRDMELQLESMRRSMKESDEQRQKQIRELDQVRQQEKLNFENQLDKQIRSMKQELEQMEQESQKKIRASEHLLQEKDLEIQRLREHNKNQALSAERALEEFKAEVEKNQNRVYEEMKQQMAQVESDLNKSKHSREKQNKELSKQLEQERGKFTREIAEMKLSFEHERSQMLHDLHLQKEYILSEHEKAVETLKEGHRVELRSLEARYKERSDKDTKSMTEFEDQVRELREELVQSNQLRKQQLVELGLLREEEKQKMLRDHEAEMSRMRSDMEQQRLELQKLHSSEMETMLEKTNHRLKDIEKEYSDRGQKSTEVVADLQAATNQLREEIKRIRQQCDQRMTELASQHEEDKKAMKKQYTTNLTALQKELDSQRNKSRNMERQLQRVEADQEEKITRLKLSHEEKLRGLMPAAVREELEDTIRSLRSQVNSLQQRAAVLQDELDLKIKNPLGSFGTLTSSPIIKSSV
- the LOC137285156 gene encoding centrosomal protein of 112 kDa-like isoform X2 — protein: MESPESSLEQLDSEFDKVLADMKPYVLKLPHKADRQRCAVWIKKLCEPPAAGVTGRKNRNMYGQLMLHMLRRGVLEGPFDKRPSDGSLPTLPPYMVDKVPEWVNGELLESVGSSLARRSLGNPAATSTWLSGSSNVARDVRERPYSSLGVSLDKDPSLSPPRRRTETAAVGSLLTSNMDWSKPYSSTTSLASSLAKGTTFHDDSSIGRGGTREIELRTKMVEAKYHEEKLKLQQRHDAAVQKILDRKNAEIEDVKSHYRGKAKDMEDTITKLERKIQSLVKEMSMMRDMKDRQLADLKKLVDDTSDSRKNEYDKKLHDTTAHFEQEKFEMQKQHTKNIQEILDDTNARLQRMEKEYTQQMSSNTSVIRELESRVQQLTSEVEQQLKTRSGLEEEKTTLQSTCDQLTAQLGDVRDSYNQLDREHQHVQESHQQEMRTLKHKTEASLEFLKQEHTLAAAKAADAVRDMELQLESMRRSMKESDEQRQKQIRELDQVRQQEKLNFENQLDKQIRSMKQELEQMEQESQKKIRASEHLLQEKDLEIQRLREHNKNQALSAERALEEFKAEVEKNQNRVYEEMKQQMAQVESDLNKSKHSREKQNKELSKQLEQERGKFTREIAEMKLSFEHERSQMLHDLHLQKEYILSEHEKAVETLKEGHRVELRSLEARYKERSDKDTKSMTEFEDQVRELREELVQSNQLRKQQLVELGLLREEEKQKMLRDHEAEMSRMRSDMEQQRLELQKLHSSEMETMLEKTNHRLKDIEKEYSDRGQKSTEVVADLQAATNQLREEIKRIRQQCDQRMTELASQHEEDKKAMKKQYTTNLTALQKELDSQRNKSRNMERQLQRVEADQEEKITRLKLSHEEKLRGLMPAAVREELEDTIRSLRSQVNSLQQRAAVLQDELDLKIKNPLGSFGTLTSSPIIKSSV